Proteins from one Rosa chinensis cultivar Old Blush chromosome 7, RchiOBHm-V2, whole genome shotgun sequence genomic window:
- the LOC112175412 gene encoding replication protein A 70 kDa DNA-binding subunit A-like — MDARLTEGAILKITTDFVDDNYKPILQVIGLKQIHTHGGGWGGQVTERYRVTVSDGSHTKQGMLLAHQNFLVQQGHLQKGSVVRLNQFTCPTIQGRKIIIIISLNVLVDKCDIIGQAARFSNAQSPGTILVDETTEQFASFGL; from the exons ATGGACGCGAGGCTAACGGAGGGGGCGATACTGAAGATCACGACGGACTTTGTTGACGACAACTATAAGCCTATCCTGCAAGTGATCGGCTTGAAGCAAATCCACACACACGGCGGCGGCTGGGGCGGCCAGGTCACTGAACGGTACAGGGTGACCGTATCCGATGGGTCCCACACCAAGCAGGGGATGCTGCTCGCTCACCAGAACTTCCTGGTTCAGCAAGGCCACCTTCAGAAGGGCTCCGTTGTCCGCCTGAATCAATTCACCTGCCCCACCATCCAAGGCCGCAA GATCATCATTATAATCTCATTGAATGTGCTAGTTGATAAATGTGATATCATTGGACAGGCTGCCAGATTTTCGAATGCACAATCCCCAGGGACAATACTTGTAGATGAAACAACCGAGCAATTCGCTTCTTTTGGGCTATAA
- the LOC112176837 gene encoding LOW QUALITY PROTEIN: uncharacterized protein LOC112176837 (The sequence of the model RefSeq protein was modified relative to this genomic sequence to represent the inferred CDS: inserted 1 base in 1 codon), with amino-acid sequence MSPSQLKWYTWFCILVGHVCIFALSLTSGQYRSTGTMSEEWMKGLGSHISDGFESSTSTYVVTMLSSPLNEPVSCEDLEGVGSFNTTCLLNSNFSLNSDLHIHGTGNLEILPHVSIICPIEGCMITFNMSGNVKIGQYAAIVAGSVVFAAANLTMGYNSSINTTSLGGLPPSQTSGTPVGYDGGGGGHGGRGASCLKNNQTSFWGGDVYTWSKLSEPWSYGSKGGGTSTKIPFGGNGGGRVKLQVKDMLYLNGSVTAEGGDGGTTGGGGSGGSIFIHAVKLKGYGTISAAGGRGWGGGGGGRISLDCYSIQEDVKVTVHGGLSIGCPGNSGAAGTYFNADLLSLRVGNDNITTETETPLLDFSTSPLWSHVFVENSAKVLVPLLWTRVQVRGQVSLYRGGSIIFGLSEFPVSEFELVAEELLMSDSIIKVFGAFRVAVKMLLMWNSRIEINGGGNTIVTSSVLEVRNLIEMRHKSVISSNKNLGVYGQGLLKLTDHGDTIKAQRLSLSLFYNITVGAGSLLQAPMDDDASRKVVTKSLCESETCPLDLITPPDDCHVNYTLSFSLQICRVEDLLVHGVVKGSVVHIHRARTIIIATDGRISASELGCSKGIGKGNYLNGAGSGAGHGGRGGSGYYNGRVSNGGNEYGDANFPCELGSGAEGANQSYGNVVGGGMIVMGSIQWPLLRLDVYGSLSADGQSFDKAARNSNGSIIGGLGGGSGGTILLFLQELRLLAQNSSLSVVGGKGGPRGGGXGGGGRVHFHWSKIEFRDEYTPFASISGSINKSGGNGDDGGSHGYDGTITGKKCPKGLYGTFCKECPVGTYKNVEGSDAHLCIPCSVDLLPRRAEFIYVRGGVTRPSCPYKCISDKYRMPKCYTPLEELLYTFGGPWPFAILLSCILVLLGLLLSTLRIKLVGSCSHDRAGSVEDHNRHRFPSLLSLSEVRGTRVEETQSHVHRMYFMGPNTFREPWHLPYSPPDAIIEIVYEDAFNRFIDEINSVAAYDWWEGSVHSILSILAYPCSWSWKQWRQRNKIHRLQEYVKSEYDHSCLRSCRSRALYKGMKVGATPDLMVAYIDFFLGGDEKRLELVSIIQKRFPMCIIFGGDGSYMSPYNLHSDSLLTNLLGQHVPETVWNHLVAGLNAQLRMVRHGSIRTHLIPVINWINSHANPQLEFHGVKIELLWFQATASGYYQLGILVVVGDYPLQSVHQLNTWDRSDNELPRSNSACARKCLKQMQQSWPYAGHALSIKRITGGINGGLINHTTLRSMEYKKDFLFPLSLLLNNTRPIGRQDTLLLLISVMLLADLSVTLLMLLQYYWISLGAFLAVLLILPLSLLSPFLAGLSALFSKENRRASLARVYALWNATSLSNIVVAFICGIFHYSFSFFQPPDQSNTWNTRREDDKWWLLPTVLLLFKLIQARFVDWHIANLEIQDYSLFCPDPDAFWALEAGT; translated from the exons ATGTCTCCATCACAATTGAAATGGTACACTTGGTTTTGTATTCTGGTGGGGCATGTTTGCATTTTTGCCCTGTCCCTTACTTCAGGGCAGTACAGAAGTACAGGCACCATGTCAGAAGAGTGGATGAAAGGTTTGGGGTCACATATAAGTGATGGCTTTGAAAGCAGCACTTCGACTTATGTGGTAACAATGTTATCATCTCCATTAAATGAACCAGTATCTTGTGAGGACCTGGAAGGTGTTGGATCATTCAATACCACATGCTTGTTAAACTCAAACTTCTCTTTGAATTCTGATCTTCACATACATGGTACTGGAAACCTGGAGATACTCCCTCATGTATCAATTATTTGTCCGATTGAAGGCTGCATGATTACATTCAACATGTCTGGAAATGTTAAAATTGGTCAATATGCGGCTATAGTTGCTGGTTCTGTGGTTTTTGCGGCTGCCAATCTGACAATGGGGTATAATTCTTCTATAAATACAACATCTTTGGGTGGACTACCGCCTTCTCAAACTAGTGGAACTCCAGTGGGCTATGATGGAGGTGGTGGAGGGCATGGTGGCCGAGGTGCTTCTTGCTTGAAAAATAATCAGACGAGCTTTTGGGGTGGTGATGTTTATACTTGGTCAAAATTGTCCGAGCCATGGAGTTATGGGAGCAAGGGTGGAGGCACATCTACTAAAATTCCATTTGGAGGAAATGGTGGAGGACGTGTCAAGCTTCAAGTGAAGGATATGTTATATCTAAATGGATCTGTAACTGCAGAAGGAGGGGACGGCGGAACAACTGGTGGAGGAGGATCTGGTGGAAGTATTTTTATACATGCTGTTAAGTT GAAGGGATACGGTACAATAAGTGCTGCTGGTGGAAGAGGATGgggtggaggtggtggtggaagAATATCACTTGATTGTTACAGCATACAAGAAGATGTAAAAGTCACTGTCCATG GTGGTTTAAGTATTGGCTGTCCTGGGAATTCTGGAGCAGCTGGCACATACTTTAATGCAGATCTGCTTAGTTTAAGAGTTGGAAATGACAATATCACAACAGAAACTGAAACCCCATTGCTTGATTTTTCTACCAGCCCATTATGGTCACATGTTTTTGTGGAGAATAGCGCAAAAGTGTTGGTTCCACTGCTGTGGACCAGAGTTCAG GTGAGAGGCCAAGTTAGTTTATACCGTGGAGGCAGCATCATCTTTGGACTGTCTGAGTTTCCAGTTTCCGAATTTGAACTTGTTGCTGAAGAGCTTCTGATGAGTGATTCCATCATAAAG GTTTTTGGTGCATTTAGAGTTGCTGTCAAGATGTTACTCATGTGGAACTCCAGAATTGAAATAAATGGCGGTGGAAATACCATTGTTACTTCTTCAGTTCTTGAAGTTAGGAATCTCATTGAAATGAGG CATAAGTCTGTCATTAGTTCAAATAAAAACTTGGGTGTTTATGGTCAAGGACTACTGAAGTTGACTGATCATGGTGATACAATAAAAGCCCAGCGTCTTTCTTTGTCTCTCTTTTATAACATAACT GTTGGTGCTGGTTCTTTACTTCAGGCTCcaatggatgatgatgcaagCCGAAAAGT GGTAACAAAATCCCTATGCGAGAGTGAGACATGCCCGTTGGATTTGATTACCCCACCAGATGATTGCCATGTCAATTATACACTCTCCTTTTCACTTCAA ATTTGTCGCGTAGAGGATCTTCTTGTTCATGGCGTTGTCAAGGGAAGTGTTGTCCACATCCACAGGGCTAGGACTATTATTATTGCTACTGACGGCCGGATCAGTGCATCTGAACTAG GTTGCAGTAAAGGTATTGGAAAGGGAAACTATTTAAATGGAGCTGGTAGTGGTGCTGGACATGGGGGAAGAGGGGGCTCGGGTTATTATAATGGGAGGGTGAGCAATGGCGGTAATGAATATGGTGATGCTAATTTCCCGTGTGAATTAGGGAGTGGAGCTGAGGGTGCCAATCAGTCATATGGAAATGTGGTAGGAGGGGGAATGATTG TGATGGGATCCATCCAGTGGCCACTCTTAAGGCTTGATGTCTATGGATCTTTGAGTGCTGATGGTCAAAGCTTTGATAAGGCAGCTAGAAACAGTAATGGTTCTATAATTGGCGGGCTTGGTGGAGGTTCAGGTGGGACaatccttcttttccttcaGGAGCTGAGGTTACTTGCACAGAATTCATCGTTATCTGTAGTGGGAGGCAAAGGTGGTCCACGAGGTGGGG GGGGTGGGGGTGGAAGAGTTCATTTTCATTGGTCCAAGATAGAATTCAGGGATGAATATACTCCATTTGCGAGTATAAGTGGCTCCATTAACAAAAG TGGAGGTAATGGAGATGATGGAGGTAGTCATGGATATGATGGAACTATCACCGGGAAGAAATGCCCTAAGGGCCTTTATGGCACCTTCTGCAAG gAATGCCCTGTTGGCACATATAAAAATGTTGAGGGCTCTGATGCTCATCTTTGTATTCCTTGTTCTGTTGACCTTCTTCCACGACGTGCTGAATTCATTTATGTTCGAG GCGGGGTGACTCGTCCATCGTGTCCTTACAAATGCATATCTGACAAATATAGGATGCCAAAATGCTATACTCCTCTTGAGGAGCTTTTGTATACCTTTGGGGGGCCCTGGCCTTTTGCAATTTTATTGTCATGCATTTTGGTGCTTCTGGGTCTGTTATTAAGTACTTTGAGAATTAAACTTGTTGGATCATGCTCTCACGATAGAGCTGGTTCAGTTGAAGACCATAATCGTCATCGTTTTCCGTCTCTTCTTTCCTTATCTGAG GTGCGAGGAACCCGAGTTGAAGAAACTCAAAGCCATGTTCATCGCATGTACTTCATGGGTCCTAATACATTCAGAGAACCTTGGCATCTTCCTTATTCTCCTCCAGATGCAATCATTGAAATTGT GTATGAAGATGCATTTAACAGATTCATTGATGAGATCAATTCTGTGGCTGCTTATGACTGGTGGGAAGGGTCTGTTCATAGTATACTTTCAATTCTCGCATATCCTTGTTCCTGGTCCTGGAAACAGTGGCGGCAAAGAAATAAAATTCATCGCCTTCAGGAATATGTAAAGTCTGAATATGACCATTCGTGTCTCCGCTCTTGCAGATCTCGAGCCTTGTACAAAGGGATGAAG GTTGGAGCAACGCCAGACTTGATGGTAGCATATATTGATTTTTTCCTTGGTGGTGATGAGAAGCGTCTGGAATTGGTATCAATCATCCAGAAGAGGTTCCCCATGTGCATAATCTTTGGTGGTGATGGAAGCTATATGTCACCTTATAATCTTCACAGTGATTCATTGTTGACCAATCTCCTTGGCCAG CATGTCCCAGAAACTGTTTGGAATCATTTGGTGGCTGGTTTGAATGCTCAGTTGAGGATGGTGAGGCATGGATCTATTCGTACTCACCTAATTCCTGTTATTAATTGGATAAATAGCCACGCAAACCCTCAACTTGAGTTCCATGGGGTTAAAATTGAGCTTTTATGGTTTCAAGCAACAGCTTCTGGTTATTATCAGCTGGGGATATTGGTAGTAGTTGGAGATTATCCTCTTCAAAGTGTGCACCAGTTGAATACGTGGGATAGAAGTGATAATGAGCTGCCAAG GTCAAATTCTGCATGTGCAAGAAAGTGTCTAAAGCAAATGCAGCAAAGTTGGCCGTATGCAGGTCATGCATTATCAATTAAAAGGATAACTGGAGGAATAAATGGAGGCCTTATAAATCATACTACCTTGAGATCTATGGAGTACAAAAAGGATTTCCTCTTTCCACTTTCTCTTCTACTGAACAATACAAGACCTATTGGCCGTCAG GACACCCTGCTGCTGCTGATAAGTGTCATGCTTTTAGCAGACCTATCTGTCACCCTTCTCATGTTGCTTCAATACTATTGGATTTCTCTTGGGGCTTTTCTTGCTGTCTTGCTTATACTACCTCTATCTCTACTTTCTCCCTTCCTTGCTGGATTGAGTGCCTTATTCAGTAAGGAAAATAGAAGAGCTTCACTTGCTCGGGTATATGCATTGTGGAATGCTACGTCCCTGTCTAACATT GTGGTTGCATTCATATGTGGCATTTTCCATTATAGCTTTTCCTTTTTCCAGCCACCTGACCAGTCAAATACATGGAACACTAGGAG GGAGGATGATAAATGGTGGCTTTTGCCAACTGTTCTTCTGCTGTTCAAGTTAATACAAGCCCGTTTTGTAGACTGGCACATAGCGAATCTAGAAATTCAAGATTATTCATTATTTTGCCCAGATCCAGATGCCTTCTGGGCACTTGAGGCTGGCACATAA
- the LOC112175421 gene encoding serpin-ZX: protein MASVMTAFRSRTLTSLFKVHRFPPLCFTSLIPSRNNIQTPTTTCFTKTLCTSPAHHGIGSSSDEEEIVINKPKVEYRRNQTNIALGITKKLLLNEAKDSNLVCAPLSIQVVLSLLNSKTNSTFDDRALASELAARVFADGSQKGGPRVSCANGLWVDESVHLEPSLEQAVGSAYNSALHRVDFKTEYEEVRTRVNSWVEEETNGLIKGVLSPGSVNSLTRLLFANALYFKGDWADKFAASLTKKYDFHLLNGNPVKAVPFMTSCRERQYISEFDGFKVLKLLYRTGKDKRLYSMCLFLPDAKDGLPAMVERLNSECGLRSHIPYSKQRVGEFRIPKFKFSFDFAAARVLKELGLLGGLTEEVKSRVGEPLYIPSIYQKAVIEVNEEGTEAAAVTFGVEMSAASPCPPKPKVIDFVADHPFMFVIREEVTETVLFIGYVLNPLLKG, encoded by the coding sequence ATGGCGTCTGTGATGACAGCGTTTCGAAGCAGAACCCTAACTTCCTTGTTTAAGGTACATCGCTTTCCTCCTCTTTGCTTCACCTCTCTAATTCCCAGCAGAAATAACATTCAGACGCCAACAACAACCTGCTTCACCAAAACTCTATGCACCTCTCCTGCCCACCATGGAATTGGTTCTTCCTCTGATGAAGAGGAAATAGTGATTAATAAGCCTAAGGTAGAATACAGGAGAAATCAAACAAACATCGCACTCGGAATCACAAAGAAGCTGCTTCTGAACGAAGCCAAGGACTCAAACCTAGTATGCGCGCCGCTTTCCATTCAAGTAGTGCTCTCTCTTCTCAACTCTAAAACCAATTCCACCTTTGACGACCGTGCGTTGGCGTCCGAGCTCGCGGCTCGGGTGTTTGCAGATGGGTCCCAAAAAGGTGGGCCCCGCGTATCATGTGCCAATGGCCTCTGGGTGGACGAGTCAGTCCATCTGGAGCCTTCTCTGGAACAGGCAGTGGGCAGTGCCTACAACTCGGCTCTGCACCGAGTGGATTTCAAAACCGAATATGAGGAAGTGAGAACTAGAGTTAATTCATGGGTGGAAGAGGAGACTAACGGCCTCATCAAAGGTGTTCTTTCTCCGGGCTCAGTAAACAGCCTAACGAGGCTCCTATTTGCAAATGCATTGTACTTCAAAGGAGATTGGGCCGACAAGTTTGCTGCATCATTGACGAAAAAGTATGACTTCCACCTTCTCAATGGGAACCCAGTTAAGGCAGTGCCCTTCATGACCAGCTGCAGGGAGAGGCAGTACATAAGTGAATTTGATGGATTCAAAGTCTTAAAACTTCTGTACCGAACAGGAAAAGACAAGAGGCTGTATTCCATGTGCTTGTTTCTTCCGGATGCAAAAGATGGTCTGCCAGCTATGGTCGAGAGACTTAATTCTGAGTGTGGCTTAAGAAGCCACATTCCATATTCAAAACAAAGGGTGGGTGAGTTCAGAATTCCAAAGTTCAAGTTTTCTTTCGACTTTGCAGCTGCCCGTGTTCTTAAGGAGTTGGGACTTCTGGGAGGTTTGACAGAGGAGGTGAAATCACGCGTGGGTGAGCCACTATATATTCCCAGCATCTATCAGAAAGCCGTCATTGAAGTTAATGAGGAAGGCACCGAAGCTGCAGCTGTTACTTTCGGGGTGGAAATGTCTGCGGCTTCACCTTGTCCTCCCAAACCTAAAGTGATAGACTTTGTGGCTGATCACCCATTCATGTTCGTGATTAGAGAAGAAGTAACGGAAACAGTTCTGTTCATTGGTTATGTGCTCAATCCACTACTTAAGGGCTGA
- the LOC112177678 gene encoding protein N-lysine methyltransferase METTL21A, whose translation MAMRQIQVADDTLVIHELEDVCDPATGRALTGSWIWASALVLSNWMTNQSRTNFSFLGKTVLELGAGAGLPGLTAARLGASQVVLTDIKPLLPGLLKNVEANGLGEQVKVRELMWGSDESLSEVGEFDLVLMSDVFYNAEEMVGLAKTLKCVCNRKTTVLAATEVRPSTAECLSEFVREGFMLVELPSEFASSEGMDTESLDSFAIFQVIPPHEESQMDSPCNRDHRT comes from the coding sequence ATGGCCATGAGACAAATCCAAGTCGCCGACGACACGCTTGTAATCCATGAGCTCGAGGACGTTTGTGACCCGGCCACTGGCCGAGCACTCACCGGCTCATGGATTTGGGCCTCGGCTTTGGTCCTATCCAACTGGATGACCAACCAAAGCCGAACAAACTTCAGTTTTCTAGGCAAGACCGTGCTTGAGCTTGGTGCAGGAGCTGGACTCCCCGGCTTGACCGCAGCCCGGCTAGGAGCGAGCCAAGTTGTGCTCACCGACATCAAGCCGCTGCTTCCAGGTTTGCTGAAGAATGTCGAAGCCAACGGACTTGGTGAACAAGTCAAGGTCAGGGAACTCATGTGGGGATCAGACGAGTCATTGAGCGAAGTCGGTGAGTTTGACTTGGTTTTGATGTCTGATGTGTTCTACAACGCCGAGGAGATGGTTGGCTTGGCCAAGACGTTGAAATGTGTGTGCAACAGAAAGACGACAGTTTTGGCAGCAACTGAGGTAAGGCCCTCAACTGCTGAGTGCCTGAGCGAGTTTGTTAGAGAAGGCTTTATGCTTGTTGAGTTGCCGAGTGAGTTCGCTTCTTCAGAAGGAATGGACACGGAGAGTTTGGATTCCTTTGCCATCTTCCAAGTCATACCACCGCATGAAGAAAGCCAAATGGATAGCCCTTGTAATCGAGACCACAGGACATGA